The following proteins are co-located in the Hypomesus transpacificus isolate Combined female chromosome 23, fHypTra1, whole genome shotgun sequence genome:
- the LOC124485145 gene encoding butyrophilin subfamily 3 member A1-like — protein MAPQTAERVCGSYGSFGSPFKKTKEKTCCSQPFIKPHMKLTERLKRKVLMFLGYQEKEDFTFDESKLILRGLSDELNKILQIRDSSLLTRACEDGSSVEERQYCILHWADEIKHSLGPEQEMVKQHQTTSDHMPDEGLRLKEARKVLSDWAWSLNTREQDKVCLGDDVCSVLQDLERQWKRGNLPSMLPVMDFLIWSLLQEHENEGCISKQWLTTKQRFGSRVALNHIPDSVWDWISKASDDITLDPDTANPSLKVSRDRKRVKMDTLIESQHNPWDGYSRTLSQYDGWWCVQGAQGFTSGRHYWEVEVRGKNEWRIGVVRESAPRHGFVDLNTTAGYWTLRLQFGQLMAMTSPVTKLERSAPSRLGVFLDMEEGQVSFYDAQQKRHIYTFDADFGDAGKIYPVFGTFETDREIKIL, from the exons ATGGCTCCTCAAACAGCTG AGAGGGTTTGTGGTAGTTATGGCAGCTTTGGAAGTCCCTTCAAAAAGACCAAGGAAAAAACCTGTTGTTCACAACCCTTCATTAAACCACACATGAAG TTGACGGAACGTCTCAAGAGAAAAGTCCTCATGTTTTTG GGATACCAGGAGAAAGAAGATTTTACCTTTGATGAGTCTAAACTTATCCTCAGAGGTCTATCAGATGAACTTAACAAGATACTTCAG ATCAGAGACTCGTCACTGCTGACCAGAGCCTGTGAAGATGGATCtagtgtggaggagagacaaTACTGTATCCTGCATTGGGCTGATGAAATAAAGCACTCACTGGGGCCAGAACAG GAAATGGTGAAACAGCATCAAACCACATCTGATCACATGCCAGATGAGGGACTCAGACTGAAGGAAGCCAGGAAGGTGCTGTCTGACTGGGCCTGGAGCCTCAACACCAGGGAGCAG GATAAGGTGTGTCTGGGGGATGATGTGTGTTCAGTGCTGCAGGACCTGGAGAGACAGTGGAAGAGAGGAAACCTTCCCAGCATGCTCCCTGTCATGGACTTCCTCATCTGGAGTTTGCTGCAGGAACACGAGAATGAG GGCTGCATTTCCAAGCAGTGGCTCACAACCAAGCAGAGGTTTGGGAGCAGAG TGGCTCTGAATCACATTCCTGACTCTG TTTGGGACTGGATTTCTAAAGCATCAG ATGACATCACACTCGATCCAGACACAGCAAATCCAAGCCTCAAAGTGTCCAGGGACAGGAAAAGAGTTAAGATGGACACCCTCATAGAGAGTCAACACAACCCGTGGGATGGATACAGCAGGACTCTGAGTCAGTACGATGGGTGGTGGTGTGTTCAGGGAGCACAGGGCTTTACCTCAGGCAGACattactgggaggtggaggtcagAGGGAAGAATGAGTGGAGGATAGGAGTGGTCAGAGAGTCTGCACCTCGACATGGGTTTGTTGACCTCAACACAACAGCTGGTTACTGGACCCTCCGTCTGCAGTTTGGTCAGCTGATGGCCATGACTTCACCAGTCACTAAGCTGGAGCGCTCTGCACCCTCCAGGTTAGGGGTGTTCCTGGAtatggaggaggggcaggtctCCTTTTATGATGCTCAGCAGAAACGGCACATCTACACCTTTGATGCTGACTTTGGTGACGCAGGGAAGATTTACCCGGTGTTTGGCACCtttgagacagacagggagataaAGATTCTGTAA